From Oncorhynchus tshawytscha isolate Ot180627B linkage group LG11, Otsh_v2.0, whole genome shotgun sequence, the proteins below share one genomic window:
- the LOC112262281 gene encoding glycoprotein hormones alpha chain 2-like, with translation MCSGNTMTMGCEECTLKPNTIFPNIMQCTGCCFSSAYPTPLRSKQTMLVPKNITSEATCCVAKEGERVTNKDGSPVTNHTVSLQHLLLP, from the exons ATGTGTTCTGGAAACACAATGACCA TGGGTTGTGAGGAATGCACACTGAAACCGAACACAATATTCCCCAACATCAtgcagtgtacaggttgctgcttcTCCAGTGCTTATCCAACCCCACTACGGTCAAAGCAAACCATGCTGGTCCCCAAGAACATCACCTCTGAAGCCACATGCTGCGTTGCAAAAGAAGGGGAAAGG gTCACCAACAAGGATGGCTCACCGGTGACAAATCACACAGTGTCACTGCAGCACCTGTTATTACCATAA